One stretch of Hymenobacter chitinivorans DSM 11115 DNA includes these proteins:
- a CDS encoding DUF2851 family protein — MKEDFLHYVWQHQYFDKTDLQTQQGEAITVLRPGYRNADAGPDFLNARLQIGEVEWNGAVEIHLRASDWLRHQHQADPKYDQVILHVVYTADQDIARTNGSLIPALALGPRIALSLMHTYLNLVEGGNPAALPCAGLLPRVPMITRTMMVERALLERVEQKADVVAALHEQLGQDWEATAYHALAAGFGFKKNTEPLARLAKALPLAVVRRHRHEERQLEALVFGQAGFLADAALLAEDEYLRTLAQEYEFLRHKYQLSAAALPAHAWNFLRLRPANFPTVRLAQLVAVLHARPVLFSALLTATDLHTLEQFFTAPVPAYWRQHYRPGKPGKVPALGRSSLHLLVANVVVPLRVAYARYVGQPELIESAVALLEHLPAEHNHLTEPYELLGFVHRSAADSQGLLALHRAYCEPRQCLRCSIGSQILQQNLVLG, encoded by the coding sequence ATGAAAGAAGATTTTCTCCACTACGTCTGGCAGCACCAGTATTTCGACAAAACTGACCTCCAAACCCAGCAGGGGGAAGCTATTACGGTGCTCCGGCCCGGCTACCGCAACGCCGACGCCGGCCCCGACTTTCTCAACGCCCGCCTGCAAATAGGAGAGGTGGAGTGGAACGGGGCCGTGGAAATTCACCTGCGGGCCTCCGACTGGCTCCGCCACCAGCACCAAGCCGACCCTAAGTACGACCAGGTCATTCTGCACGTCGTGTATACCGCCGACCAGGACATTGCCCGCACCAATGGCTCGTTGATTCCGGCTCTGGCCCTGGGCCCGCGCATTGCCCTGAGTTTGATGCATACTTACCTGAACTTGGTAGAAGGAGGGAATCCGGCCGCGTTGCCCTGCGCCGGGCTGTTGCCCCGGGTGCCCATGATTACCCGCACCATGATGGTGGAACGGGCCCTGCTGGAGCGCGTCGAGCAGAAAGCTGATGTCGTGGCCGCCCTGCACGAGCAGCTGGGCCAGGACTGGGAAGCTACGGCCTACCACGCTCTGGCGGCGGGCTTTGGCTTCAAGAAAAATACGGAACCCCTGGCCCGCCTGGCTAAGGCTTTGCCGCTGGCCGTGGTGCGCCGCCACCGCCACGAGGAGCGGCAGCTCGAAGCTCTGGTGTTTGGGCAGGCCGGCTTTCTGGCCGATGCGGCCCTACTGGCCGAGGACGAATATCTGCGCACATTGGCCCAGGAATACGAGTTTCTGCGCCATAAGTACCAGCTAAGCGCGGCGGCCCTGCCGGCCCACGCGTGGAATTTTCTGCGGCTGCGGCCCGCCAACTTTCCCACCGTGCGCCTGGCGCAGCTGGTGGCCGTGCTGCACGCCCGGCCCGTGTTGTTCAGCGCCCTGCTCACCGCCACCGACCTCCACACGCTGGAACAATTCTTCACGGCGCCGGTGCCGGCCTATTGGCGGCAGCACTACCGGCCCGGCAAGCCCGGCAAGGTGCCCGCACTTGGCCGCAGTAGCCTACATTTGCTTGTTGCCAACGTGGTGGTGCCCCTACGGGTGGCCTACGCCCGCTACGTGGGGCAGCCCGAGCTTATTGAATCTGCCGTGGCCTTACTCGAACACCTGCCTGCCGAACACAACCACCTGACCGAGCCCTACGAGCTGCTGGGCTTCGTGCACCGCTCGGCCGCCGACTCCCAGGGCCTGCTGGCCCTGCACCGGGCGTATTGTGAGCCCCGGCAGTGTTTGCGCTGCTCCATCGGCAGCCAGATTCTGCAGCAAAACCTGGTGCTGGGGTGA
- a CDS encoding DUF6044 family protein, with protein sequence MHAPRRFVSPLGWAGLALLLFLLPFALLREQSYVTLDDNLDVELTIPYLLTRHHVALDYRPTTVVEPIMNGLPRNALRPGLSVTMLLFGLLEPLPAYLVQQVLVRLLALLGMYALLRRHLLTGPTERSLAAGLSLAWAVLPFYSIYGLTVLGQPWLLYAFLNLRRGAGRWTDWLLIAAFPFWSMFVFVGPFVAVGLGLLLLHDWVAHRRWSWPVVGGVVLLLALYLVVEYPLVYSLLVAKQFVPHRLEFNLGQLGPQGWGGALKSAGQYFFMGQYHASRFFRGVILLALAVALLRRSPIAPERRRPLLVLLAALAAVAVFCGVYPRLIEPLQRTVPALGAFNLTRFHFLTALLGFIVLALSLQVLRDARVVMVLVMMQIVVGVGMNTEWLLNVRQLAGRPKRTEPNYQQFVAAPLFARVQDTIRQTTGQSPRTYRLACLGLPPAIAQLNGFYTLDSYQNNYPLAYKHAFRPLIAGELTKSPALRTYFDDWGNRCYLFSAELGKNFRVGAFQQRVVQDFAFDAEAFRRLGGRYVLAAARLAQPARAGLTPRGEFSARNAYWHLYLYEVQP encoded by the coding sequence ATGCACGCACCTCGTCGTTTTGTTTCTCCTTTGGGCTGGGCCGGGCTGGCTCTGCTGCTGTTTTTGCTGCCTTTTGCCCTGCTGCGGGAGCAGAGCTACGTCACCCTCGACGACAACCTCGACGTGGAGCTGACCATTCCCTACCTGCTCACCCGCCACCACGTAGCCCTCGACTACCGGCCCACCACCGTCGTGGAGCCCATCATGAACGGGCTGCCGCGCAACGCCCTGCGGCCGGGCCTGAGCGTGACGATGCTGCTCTTTGGGCTGCTGGAGCCTTTGCCGGCTTATCTGGTGCAGCAGGTTCTGGTGCGGCTGCTGGCCCTGCTGGGCATGTACGCGCTGCTGCGCCGCCACCTGCTGACCGGCCCCACCGAGCGAAGCCTGGCCGCGGGCCTGAGTTTGGCTTGGGCGGTGCTGCCGTTTTACTCCATTTACGGACTTACCGTGCTGGGCCAGCCCTGGCTGCTCTACGCCTTTTTGAACCTGCGCCGCGGTGCCGGCCGCTGGACCGACTGGCTGCTGATTGCCGCGTTTCCCTTCTGGTCGATGTTCGTCTTTGTGGGGCCCTTCGTGGCCGTGGGCCTGGGGCTGTTGCTGCTCCACGACTGGGTGGCGCACCGGCGCTGGTCGTGGCCGGTGGTGGGCGGTGTGGTGCTGCTGCTGGCGCTTTATCTGGTCGTCGAATACCCGCTCGTGTACTCGTTGCTGGTGGCCAAGCAGTTTGTGCCCCACCGCCTCGAGTTCAACCTGGGCCAGCTCGGGCCCCAGGGCTGGGGTGGGGCACTAAAGTCGGCGGGCCAGTACTTTTTCATGGGCCAGTACCACGCCAGCCGGTTTTTCCGCGGCGTGATTTTACTGGCCCTGGCCGTGGCCTTGCTCCGCCGCAGCCCCATAGCGCCGGAGCGCCGCCGCCCGCTGCTGGTGCTGCTGGCGGCCCTGGCGGCCGTAGCCGTGTTCTGCGGCGTGTATCCCCGCCTTATCGAGCCTCTGCAGCGGACCGTGCCCGCCCTGGGGGCTTTTAACCTGACGCGCTTTCACTTTCTGACGGCGCTGCTGGGCTTTATCGTGCTGGCCCTGAGTCTGCAAGTGCTGCGTGATGCTCGGGTAGTTATGGTGCTGGTTATGATGCAGATAGTAGTAGGCGTAGGCATGAATACCGAATGGCTGCTCAACGTGCGGCAGCTGGCCGGTCGGCCCAAACGCACCGAGCCCAACTACCAGCAGTTTGTGGCTGCCCCGCTGTTTGCCCGCGTCCAGGATACCATCCGGCAAACGACTGGGCAGAGCCCGCGCACCTACCGCCTGGCCTGCCTGGGGCTGCCGCCGGCCATTGCCCAGCTCAACGGCTTCTATACCCTGGACAGCTACCAGAACAACTATCCGCTGGCCTACAAGCACGCCTTCCGGCCCCTCATTGCCGGGGAGCTGACCAAGAGCCCGGCCCTGCGCACCTACTTCGACGACTGGGGCAACCGGTGCTACCTGTTTTCGGCCGAGCTGGGCAAGAATTTCCGGGTCGGGGCGTTCCAGCAGCGCGTGGTGCAGGATTTTGCCTTCGATGCCGAAGCCTTCCGCCGCCTGGGTGGCCGTTACGTGCTGGCTGCCGCCCGCTTAGCTCAGCCCGCCCGCGCTGGCCTGACGCCCCGCGGAGAATTTTCGGCTAGGAACGCGTACTGGCACCTGTATCTTTACGAAGTACAGCCCTGA
- a CDS encoding FtsK/SpoIIIE family DNA translocase, producing MAKNTYKQNAPAAPSRGNEPRPARNQARPTAEPTREPRPSAPKAAPKAPRRAVKLPAFKVGNVFGFLRDRRFQLFLGFFFLLSSIYLTIAFVSFIFTGHADQSVVEGLGSTPVKEAGQESGNWLGLVGALLAQALIYKGFGVAAFAVIPIVFFLGYKIVFRRAEVSLSYVLALCLFSMFWLSVLLGYVVLTLQAPDADPALAHSLDFLSGGIGYEAALWLDSLIGWGTVLLLAFLLISFVVYFFNVTSLNLRRADGDEEAEEPALAGAAVAANRFNTSAFPAAASFDDEQEEEPAPEMTLRRVGPVAGPAAAQLAVEADDEPELELEEVDEPPFRSGPVSASGPAFSITAPEPAPALAASAAALPLTVAPAASLASASATVAAAGAALSSAPKGPSFSFETPTDPEPLAVAPSSIPTPLSMADLAGDDEAPLPATLPLPAPVRETTGPTLQIDTTPVELDPAAGADMASIAEDDEDMDTMPAVNYDPTLDLSRYQYPTLELLNDYGQAKAQVSKEELEANKDRIVETLGHYGINIASIKATIGPTVTLYEIVPDAGVRISKIKSLEDDIALSLAALGIRIIAPIPGKGTIGIEVPNTKKEMVSIRSVFATDKFINTEMDLPISFGRTITNEVFVVDLAKMPHLLMAGATGQGKSVGLNVILASLLYKRHPAQLKFVLVDPKKVELSIFNKIERHFLAKLPDTEEAIITDTKKVVNTLNSLCMEMDKRYDLLKDAGCRNLKEYNRKFIERRLNPKKGHRFMPFIVLVIDELADLMMTAGKEVETPIARLAQLARAIGIHLIVATQRPSVNVITGIIKANFPCRISFKVTSKIDSRTILDAGGADQLVGQGDMLISQGSDIIRVQCAFIDTPEVDRLCDFIGEQQGYPDAYLLPEVAGESGGGNGGDEDFDAASRDSMFEEAARVIVTHQQGSTSLLQRRLKLGYNRAGRLIDQLEHAGIVGPFEGSKAREVLIPDEYSLEQLLNNLPKS from the coding sequence ATGGCAAAAAATACGTACAAGCAGAACGCTCCTGCTGCTCCGAGCCGGGGCAATGAACCCCGTCCGGCGCGAAACCAGGCCCGGCCCACCGCCGAGCCTACCCGTGAGCCGCGGCCCAGTGCGCCCAAAGCAGCTCCCAAAGCCCCCCGCCGGGCCGTAAAGCTGCCCGCCTTCAAGGTAGGCAACGTGTTTGGCTTCCTGCGCGACCGGCGCTTCCAGCTGTTTCTGGGCTTCTTTTTCCTGCTCAGCTCCATTTACCTGACTATTGCCTTCGTCTCCTTCATCTTCACCGGGCACGCCGACCAAAGCGTGGTGGAAGGCCTGGGCTCGACGCCGGTGAAGGAAGCGGGGCAGGAGTCCGGCAACTGGCTCGGGCTGGTAGGCGCCCTGCTGGCCCAGGCCCTGATTTACAAGGGCTTTGGCGTGGCGGCGTTTGCCGTCATTCCCATCGTGTTCTTCCTGGGCTACAAAATCGTGTTCCGCCGCGCGGAGGTGTCGTTGAGCTACGTGCTGGCTTTGTGCCTGTTCTCCATGTTCTGGCTGAGCGTGCTGCTGGGCTACGTGGTGCTCACCCTGCAGGCCCCCGACGCCGACCCGGCCCTGGCCCACAGCCTCGACTTTTTGAGCGGCGGCATTGGCTACGAAGCGGCCCTCTGGCTCGACAGCCTCATTGGCTGGGGCACGGTGCTGCTGCTGGCCTTCCTGCTGATTTCCTTCGTGGTCTACTTCTTCAACGTGACCAGCCTCAACCTGCGCCGCGCCGACGGCGACGAAGAGGCCGAGGAGCCAGCCCTGGCCGGCGCCGCCGTAGCCGCTAACCGGTTTAATACCAGTGCCTTCCCCGCCGCGGCCTCATTTGATGATGAGCAAGAAGAGGAGCCTGCTCCCGAAATGACCTTGCGCCGCGTAGGCCCCGTGGCGGGTCCCGCCGCGGCGCAGTTGGCCGTGGAAGCCGACGACGAGCCCGAACTGGAGCTCGAAGAAGTCGATGAGCCCCCTTTCCGTTCCGGACCCGTTAGTGCCTCGGGCCCGGCCTTCAGCATTACTGCTCCCGAACCCGCTCCGGCCCTGGCTGCTAGTGCCGCCGCCCTGCCCCTGACCGTAGCCCCGGCCGCCAGCCTGGCCAGCGCCTCGGCCACGGTGGCGGCCGCTGGCGCTGCCCTCAGCAGCGCGCCCAAAGGCCCGAGCTTTTCCTTCGAAACGCCCACCGACCCCGAGCCGCTGGCCGTAGCTCCTTCCAGCATCCCAACGCCCTTGTCGATGGCCGACCTGGCCGGTGACGACGAGGCGCCCTTGCCCGCTACGCTGCCGCTGCCCGCGCCCGTGCGCGAAACCACCGGCCCCACCCTGCAGATTGACACCACGCCCGTGGAGCTGGACCCCGCCGCCGGCGCCGACATGGCCTCCATTGCCGAAGACGACGAGGACATGGACACCATGCCCGCCGTCAACTACGATCCTACGCTCGACCTCTCGCGCTACCAGTACCCGACCCTGGAGCTGCTCAACGACTACGGGCAGGCCAAGGCCCAGGTGAGCAAGGAGGAGCTGGAAGCCAACAAGGACCGCATCGTCGAAACCCTGGGCCACTACGGCATCAACATCGCCAGCATCAAGGCTACCATCGGGCCCACCGTCACGCTCTACGAAATTGTGCCCGATGCCGGGGTGCGCATTTCCAAGATCAAGAGCCTGGAAGACGATATTGCCCTGAGCCTGGCGGCCCTGGGCATTCGTATCATCGCGCCCATTCCGGGCAAGGGCACCATCGGTATTGAGGTGCCCAACACAAAGAAGGAAATGGTGAGCATCCGCTCGGTATTTGCTACCGACAAGTTCATCAACACCGAAATGGATTTGCCGATTTCCTTTGGCCGCACCATTACCAACGAGGTCTTCGTGGTCGATTTGGCCAAGATGCCCCACTTGCTGATGGCCGGGGCCACGGGCCAGGGTAAGTCGGTGGGTCTGAACGTGATTCTGGCCTCGCTGCTCTACAAGCGCCACCCCGCCCAGCTCAAGTTCGTGCTCGTCGACCCCAAAAAGGTGGAATTGAGCATCTTCAATAAGATTGAGCGCCACTTCCTGGCCAAGCTGCCCGACACCGAGGAGGCCATCATCACCGACACGAAGAAGGTGGTGAACACGCTCAATTCGCTGTGCATGGAGATGGACAAGCGCTACGACCTGCTCAAGGATGCCGGCTGCCGCAACCTGAAGGAGTACAACCGCAAGTTCATCGAGCGGCGGCTCAACCCCAAGAAAGGCCACCGCTTCATGCCCTTCATCGTGCTGGTCATCGACGAGCTGGCCGACCTGATGATGACCGCCGGCAAGGAAGTCGAGACGCCCATTGCCCGTCTGGCCCAGCTGGCCCGCGCCATCGGTATTCACCTCATCGTGGCCACCCAACGCCCGTCGGTGAACGTTATTACCGGTATTATCAAGGCCAACTTCCCCTGCCGGATTTCCTTCAAGGTAACTTCCAAGATTGATTCGCGTACCATCCTCGACGCCGGCGGCGCCGACCAGCTCGTGGGGCAGGGCGACATGCTGATTTCCCAGGGCTCTGATATTATTCGCGTGCAGTGTGCCTTCATTGATACCCCCGAGGTGGACCGCCTCTGCGACTTTATCGGGGAGCAGCAGGGCTACCCCGACGCCTACCTGCTGCCGGAAGTGGCCGGGGAAAGCGGCGGCGGCAACGGCGGCGACGAAGACTTCGACGCCGCCTCCCGCGACAGTATGTTTGAGGAAGCCGCCCGCGTCATTGTTACCCACCAGCAGGGCAGCACCTCGCTCTTGCAGCGCCGCCTCAAGCTAGGCTACAACCGCGCCGGCCGCCTCATCGACCAGCTCGAGCACGCCGGTATCGTCGGGCCCTTTGAAGGCAGCAAGGCCCGGGAGGTATTAATTCCGGACGAATACAGTTTGGAACAGTTGTTGAATAACCTGCCCAAAAGTTAG
- a CDS encoding LolA family protein, whose translation MKKVLALLTLSVTMAHAASAQQDPKAGKILDQMSAKYQAMKAFKANFTQTLENDAAKVKENLTGDITVSGQKFRIKLNGQEIINNGQTMWTYMKAENEVNISDFDPDEQEVSPTQIFTLYKKGYKYTYVQETKEAGEACDVIELSPENKDNPVFKVRLTVSKVDKSVKSWKMFKKNGNRYTYTIRKFQPNPPIDATTFNFDKTKYKGVKVIDLR comes from the coding sequence ATGAAAAAAGTACTCGCCCTGCTCACCCTTTCGGTTACGATGGCCCACGCGGCCTCGGCGCAGCAGGACCCCAAAGCCGGCAAGATTCTGGACCAGATGAGTGCCAAGTACCAGGCTATGAAGGCTTTCAAGGCCAACTTTACCCAGACCCTGGAAAACGACGCGGCCAAAGTGAAGGAAAACCTGACCGGCGACATCACCGTCAGCGGCCAGAAGTTCCGCATCAAGCTCAACGGCCAGGAAATCATCAACAATGGCCAGACCATGTGGACCTACATGAAGGCCGAAAATGAGGTGAACATCTCTGACTTCGACCCCGACGAGCAGGAAGTCTCGCCGACCCAGATTTTCACTCTCTACAAAAAGGGCTACAAGTACACCTACGTCCAGGAAACCAAGGAAGCCGGGGAGGCCTGCGACGTTATTGAACTCTCGCCCGAAAACAAGGACAACCCCGTCTTTAAGGTGCGCCTGACGGTGAGCAAAGTAGATAAGTCGGTGAAAAGCTGGAAGATGTTCAAAAAGAACGGCAACCGCTACACCTACACCATCCGCAAGTTCCAGCCCAACCCGCCGATTGACGCGACGACCTTTAACTTCGACAAAACCAAGTACAAGGGCGTGAAGGTCATCGACCTGCGCTAA